From Pseudomonas putida, one genomic window encodes:
- a CDS encoding GNAT family N-acetyltransferase, with protein MSTSEVLLRPVVDADQVFLRALYATTRATEMAALAWGQATIEHFLDQQWRAQHLHYQAQYPDACFLIIETAHERIGRASLHWADSHLQIIDMALLPAWQGQGIGTRLLRQWLAQADRQGQSAGLHVIAHSPAVRLYQRSGFEVVDDNGLYLKMHRS; from the coding sequence ATGTCGACATCTGAAGTGCTTCTGCGCCCCGTGGTGGACGCTGACCAAGTGTTTCTGCGTGCCTTGTACGCTACCACCCGGGCCACCGAAATGGCCGCGCTGGCGTGGGGCCAGGCAACGATCGAGCATTTTCTCGACCAGCAGTGGCGTGCCCAGCACCTTCATTACCAGGCGCAGTACCCCGACGCCTGCTTTCTGATCATCGAAACCGCCCACGAACGTATCGGCCGTGCGTCCCTGCACTGGGCCGACAGCCACCTGCAGATCATCGATATGGCCCTGTTGCCCGCCTGGCAGGGCCAGGGTATCGGCACACGTCTGCTGCGCCAGTGGCTGGCACAGGCTGACCGCCAGGGCCAGAGCGCCGGTTTGCACGTCATTGCCCACAGCCCGGCCGTGCGCCTGTACCAGCGCAGTGGCTTCGAAGTGGTCGACGACAATGGCCTGTACCTGAAGATGCATCGTTCCTGA
- a CDS encoding phage tail protein, whose product MDPFLGEIKMFAGNFAPRGWAFCQGQLMSIAQNTALFSLLGTTYGGDGRTTFALPDLRGRGPIGFGTGPGLGNVEQGEAAGANEVTLLQPNMPMQQAVIPAQTVSVAIPAVEGDANASAPSSGNVLAKSFDSSGAGTAADIYSSDTPNTSLKPFNVTVPQTTVNLGGGSLPVSVQNPFLGMNFIIALEGIFPSRN is encoded by the coding sequence ATGGATCCGTTTCTCGGTGAGATCAAGATGTTCGCAGGCAATTTCGCGCCACGCGGCTGGGCATTCTGCCAAGGCCAGTTGATGAGCATTGCCCAGAACACCGCGTTATTCTCATTGCTTGGCACCACGTATGGCGGTGATGGCCGCACCACCTTCGCCCTGCCCGACCTGCGCGGCCGCGGGCCAATCGGTTTCGGCACCGGGCCAGGCCTGGGCAATGTGGAGCAGGGTGAAGCTGCCGGTGCCAACGAGGTCACGCTGTTGCAGCCGAACATGCCGATGCAGCAGGCGGTGATCCCGGCGCAGACCGTTTCGGTGGCCATACCGGCGGTGGAAGGCGATGCCAACGCTTCGGCACCTTCGTCTGGCAACGTGCTGGCCAAGTCTTTTGACAGTTCGGGTGCAGGGACGGCGGCGGATATCTATTCCAGTGACACGCCCAACACCAGCCTCAAGCCGTTCAACGTCACGGTGCCTCAAACCACCGTCAACCTCGGTGGTGGCTCGCTGCCGGTGTCTGTGCAGAACCCCTTCCTGGGCATGAACTTCATCATCGCCCTGGAAGGCATCTTCCCGAGCCGTAACTGA